Genomic window (Salinibacterium sp. M195):
ACCTTCCCGGGTTGCGAAGGCGATTCATTGTTGTTCCTGCTCGATGTTGCAGGGTTTAGCGTTTCTACTGGCTCTGCTTGTCAGGCTGGCGTCCCTGAGGCGAGCCATGTTCTTCTGGCGATGGGTCTTGATGAGCCCACCGCTCGTGGTGCCTTGAGAATTTCTTTGGGGGAGACGACGACCGCGGCAGAGGTCGCCCAGTTCGTGGAGGCACTTCCCCGGGCTGTCGAGCAGGCTACGGCCGCCGGTTATGCCAGCCGGGATACCGTTCTTGGGCATTATCCCAGCACCTAAACCGAAAGCGATTGACAGCGTTTACCTGCACCTGTAAGTTTTTTATTACAGATCGAGGTGATGGATGAACTCTCACGAGCTCGGAGCGTGGTTGGCGGCAGTCGCTAACCCGCAACGCATGCGTATTCTTGCCGAACTCTCTGGCGGCCAAAAACACGTCAGTGACTTGGCAAGACGAGTGGGGATGTCACGCGCGCTTCTGTACATGCACCTAGCAAAGCTCGAAGAATCGGGTTTCGTTGCCGGCCATCACGAACTGAGTGACGACGGCAAGGCGCTCAAGTTCTTCGAAGTTGTGCCGTTTCGCGTCACAGTCACACCGGCACTGCTGGCGAGAGCGGTGCATCAATCCGCGCAAGAAGCCGATGATGCTGACGGCCCCGAATCAGCCAGCAATCGCACCTCACCTAAAGGAAAATGATGGAAATCTTCTACAGTCTCTGGTTCTGGATCGGCATCATCTCGGTGGTGGGAATCATCGCGGGTGTCATTATTCACGCCCTCGATAAGAAAGCCGAGATGGCGAAGCACGGTGCGGATACGCAGGCGGGCGGGGACTATCGTGCGCTTGCCGAGCAAACACTCGAGGCCAACAAGGCGCTCATTCTGCGACTGGATGCCGTGGAAAGTCGATTAGCGGCCGTCGAGAAGACCCTCACTGATATCCCGCAGTAAGAACTTGCCAAGCACCACGTCTCGTACACTTGTTTCATGAAGGTTTTAGCAGCGATGAGTGGCGGAGTGGACTCCGCGGTTGCTGCCGCGCGGGCAGTCGAAGCAGGGCACGAGGTTGTCGGGGTGCATTTGGCGCTCAGTCGGCAGCCAGGAACCCTGCGCACAGGCGCTCGCGGGTGTTGCACCATTGAAGATTCGATGGATGCGCAGCGAGCAGCCAACATCATCGGCATCCCGTATTACGTGTGGGATTTTTCTGAGCGATTCAAGCTCGATGTTGTGGATGACTTCATTGCGGAGTACTCGGCTGGTCGAACCCCGAACCCCTGCATGCGCTGCAACGAGCGCATCAAGTTCGCTGCCCTTCTCGAGAAGGCTGTTGCTCTCGGCTTTGACGCAGTAGCTACCGGTCACTACGCCAACATCGTTGATGACGAGAATGGCAACCGCGAACTCCACCGGGCCGCAGCATGGGCAAAAGACCAGTCCTACGTTTTGGGAGTGCTCACTACTGAGCAACTCGCTCACAGCATGTTCCCGCTTGGCGCGACTCCGTCCAAGGCAGAGATTCGGGCCGAAGCCGCCGAGCGCGGTTTTTCGGTAGCGAACAAGCCAGACTCGCACGACATTTGCTTCATTCCTGACGGCAACACCCGCGGCTGGCTAGCCGACAAGGTCGGTGCTGAGCAGGGCGAAATCCTTGATCGCACTGGTGCAGTCCTTGGCAAGCACGAGGGCGCTGTCGCGTTCACGATTGGCCAGCGCAAGGGGCTCAATGTCGGTTATCCGACGGATGACGGCAAGCCACGTTTCGTGTTGGAGATCCGACCGAAGACCAATGAGGTTGTTGTGGGGCCGCGCGAAGCGTTGGCACTCTCGGAGCTCGCTGGAACGAAATTTTCCTGGGCTGGTCGCGATCCTCAAGCGTCTGGATTCATCACTGAGCCGCACGAAAGCTTTGAATGTCACGTTCAGGTGCGCGCGCACTCCGACCCCATGCCCGCTGTCGCGCGTATTGCGCCGGCAACGGAGGGCACGGACAACGTGGGCGATGCAACAGGTCCTGAACTGATCGTGAACCCGAACGAGCCATTGATCGGCGTCTCACCCGGTCAGACTGCGGTCATTTATGTTGGCACGCGAGTGCTTGGCCAGTTCACTATCGCTCGCACCGTCTCAGCGGTTCCCGTCGAGGTTTAGCCCGCAGAATCCTGTGCGATTTCGGCACGGTGCAGCTTTAGTCGTAGGCGCTGTTTACACTTGACTGGTGGCCAACAACTCCGAAAAAAGCGGTTCAGCGAGCACGTCTGACGAGCAGGTCTCTGAGACAACCGATCCGTCTCTTGCTGTAGCGCGTGACGAGGTCGATGCCCTCACGACACGAATCCTCGAGCTGCGCGACGCCTACTATGTTCGCGATGAAACGCTCGTTGATGACGCCGAGTACGACCGGCTAATCGCGCAGCTTGAACAGCTGGAGCTCAGGCATCCAGAGCTGCAAAGTCAAGACAGCCCAACTTTGCGTGTTGGTGGCCGGGCAGCTGCGCTTTTCGACCCGGTCGAGCACGTCGAGCGCATGCTTAGCCTCGACAACGTGTTCTCGCTTGACGAGTTTGCCGAGTGGGCTGCCAAAGTTCAGCGAGACTCTGCACGCCACATCGACTACTTGTGCGAACTCAAGATTGACGGTCTCGCCATTAATCTTCGGTACGTCGACGGCATCCTCGTCAGTGCAGCGACGCGCGGCGACGGTCGAGTCGGCGAAGACGTGACCGAGAACATTGTGCGCGTTGAGGGCATCCCGCACCGACTGGAAGGCACCGGTCATCCGGCCATCGTTGAAGTACGCGGTGAAGTCTTTATCCCTCTCGACCTGTTCCGCGAACTTAACGCTGAACAAACCCGTATCGGCGAGAAAATTTTCGCCAATCCACGTAATGCTGCCGCAGGCTCGCTTCGTCAAAAGTCAGAGGGCAAATCTGCCGAAAAACTGACCAACATGCGGCGACGGTTGTCGTCATTGCGGATGCTCGTGCACGGCATTGGGGCCTGGGACGGCACGCGCG
Coding sequences:
- a CDS encoding winged helix-turn-helix domain-containing protein — its product is MNSHELGAWLAAVANPQRMRILAELSGGQKHVSDLARRVGMSRALLYMHLAKLEESGFVAGHHELSDDGKALKFFEVVPFRVTVTPALLARAVHQSAQEADDADGPESASNRTSPKGK
- the mnmA gene encoding tRNA 2-thiouridine(34) synthase MnmA; this encodes MKVLAAMSGGVDSAVAAARAVEAGHEVVGVHLALSRQPGTLRTGARGCCTIEDSMDAQRAANIIGIPYYVWDFSERFKLDVVDDFIAEYSAGRTPNPCMRCNERIKFAALLEKAVALGFDAVATGHYANIVDDENGNRELHRAAAWAKDQSYVLGVLTTEQLAHSMFPLGATPSKAEIRAEAAERGFSVANKPDSHDICFIPDGNTRGWLADKVGAEQGEILDRTGAVLGKHEGAVAFTIGQRKGLNVGYPTDDGKPRFVLEIRPKTNEVVVGPREALALSELAGTKFSWAGRDPQASGFITEPHESFECHVQVRAHSDPMPAVARIAPATEGTDNVGDATGPELIVNPNEPLIGVSPGQTAVIYVGTRVLGQFTIARTVSAVPVEV